A single genomic interval of Candidatus Binataceae bacterium harbors:
- a CDS encoding 2-oxoacid:ferredoxin oxidoreductase subunit beta translates to MATALTRKDFVSDQEVRWCPGCGDYAILAQVQKMMPEFGIPREKTVFISGIGCSSRFPYYMNTYGFHTIHGRAPAFATGLKVSRPELDVWVVTGDGDGLSIGGNHLIHCLRRNLDVKILLFNNKIYGLTKGQYSPTSEVGKVTKSTPAGSVDFPFNPITVALGTHASFVCRTVDVEQKHLGAMLQRAHAHRGASFMEILQNCNIFNDGAFNDVTDKAIKADHQLVLENGKPLIFGKNRDKGIRMNGQRPEVVALGNGVTEADLVVHDESNLSLAFMLGNFEPPLPTPLGVFYATSRPTYDGAMNLQLEEARAKQGPGDLKALLARGDVWTVK, encoded by the coding sequence ATGGCTACCGCTCTCACACGTAAGGATTTTGTCTCTGACCAGGAAGTGCGCTGGTGCCCCGGATGCGGCGATTACGCCATCCTCGCCCAGGTCCAGAAGATGATGCCCGAGTTCGGTATCCCGCGCGAAAAAACCGTCTTCATCTCCGGTATCGGCTGCTCCAGCCGCTTCCCCTACTACATGAATACCTACGGCTTCCACACGATTCACGGCCGCGCTCCGGCCTTCGCCACCGGCCTTAAGGTCAGCCGTCCGGAGCTCGACGTCTGGGTCGTCACCGGCGACGGCGACGGCCTCTCGATCGGCGGCAATCATCTGATCCACTGCCTGCGGCGCAACCTCGACGTGAAGATTCTGCTCTTCAACAACAAGATCTACGGCCTGACCAAGGGGCAATACTCGCCCACCTCCGAAGTCGGCAAGGTGACCAAGTCGACGCCGGCAGGCTCGGTCGATTTCCCCTTCAATCCGATCACCGTCGCGCTCGGCACTCACGCGAGCTTCGTCTGCCGCACCGTCGATGTCGAACAGAAGCACCTCGGCGCGATGCTCCAGCGGGCGCACGCCCATCGCGGCGCTTCCTTCATGGAGATTCTGCAGAACTGCAACATCTTCAATGACGGCGCCTTCAACGACGTCACTGACAAGGCCATCAAGGCCGACCATCAACTGGTGCTGGAAAATGGCAAGCCGCTGATCTTCGGCAAAAATCGCGACAAGGGCATCCGCATGAACGGGCAGCGGCCCGAGGTCGTCGCGCTCGGCAATGGCGTCACCGAAGCTGATCTCGTTGTCCATGACGAGAGCAACCTGTCACTTGCCTTTATGCTCGGAAATTTCGAGCCACCGCTGCCGACTCCGCTCGGCGTCTTCTATGCGACCTCGCGGCCGACCTACGACGGCGCGATGAACCTGCAGCTCGAAGAAGCCCGCGCCAAGCAAGGCCCCGGCGATCTAAAAGCCCTGCTTGCCCGCGGCGACGTCTGGACCGTGAAGTAA